In the genome of Arachis hypogaea cultivar Tifrunner chromosome 9, arahy.Tifrunner.gnm2.J5K5, whole genome shotgun sequence, the window TTATTAGCCTATAATATGTTAAGGAGCACTTCTAAGTTCCAACTTAGTGGTAAAGTGAGATATAGCCTTAGATAAAGTCTAAGGTTTGTAAATTAATTCACATGACATCTCTTACTGTGATTTAGTGTCTCGCTGGTGTACCGCGGGGACACACGGGATCATACGTCCGATCCGCATAAACATTTCTCATATTATCTAGAATAACCAACTATCCGAATATTaggaataataaacatcttctcaaaagattaaattgattttggagttcaccaaATATTGAACTCTTAGCCTTTCAGATCTAAcattctaataccatgtcatgatactactcatcccaaaagttttaGTTGATGAAAAAGGTAACaataatggttatatctctaattcTTCATAAAtttccattatacacattgtataaatattccattggctccttatacttattattatttgtaacattctgaattttaaaattaaagtatatatcGGATTTTGAAAATATTGTCATTGTCTTTATTATATCTTGGATTGAAATAAATtactataattttaaattgtttataAAATTCACCATTTTTCCTCCagaaattttacttatctattcCTCTTTCAACTAGTTTCTCTCAAAAAGTACAATCCAACTTCTCTTTATGGTGTTGTAGCATGCCTCTTACAGTACCCCAATACCCTTGTGGGTATGTAAAAGATTGAACTAGTTTAAATTAAAACCGAATTTAAAGCAATTTTATTGATCCAGCTTATAATTGTGATTAATTAAATCAACAACCACCCAATTATCCAATCCTATAATCTCCACCACTAAACACACATGGTGACATTAAAGCCAAAGTTTCCTTATAGGAGAATAGAATATGCAGAACTCCAACGACCAAGAGATGGGTAATAAGGTAAcaacattcaattcaattcaattttttctttcttgcttccaTAAGCTGACAATTGTACATAATTTGTTTAATGCACCCACTTTAGAACAATTGAGCAAACCAACATTGAACAAAGAGAGCCCAGATTTGCCAGAGCTATGAAATGGACCCAACCTTcccataataaaattaataataataataataggccTCTCTTTATAAGCACAAGGTCCATTGAAAGCAGTGTACAAAACATTACTACTTACCAACATCAAAGTACACAAAGACACATACTTACATATTACAGCTACAAAGGTACAACATACCAATAACAAAAGCCTATAATGTGGCCTACCCATCAATCTCCCTTCTTATAATATCCCTTCACACTTCACTTTCAAAGCATTAAAGTCATAACTGCCATGCATTGGAAATCAAAATGTagaaattgccaaacctctattCCAAATTCTCTCTTTTTGCTTCCTTCTCCTCTCCTTACTTCTTGCATCGTTGCAAATATACACACATATTTTGATTTCAAATGTGAAAATAAAGACGTGTGTTTTACATTAATATTGAGTTATTTTAGTTAAAGACGTTAATATTAGGGATATTAAACCGAAAAAAAATCATAACTCACAATTTTATataagataaaaatcaaagaaattgtgATCTCCGAATAGGTTAATCTTTTGAATTGCTGCTGAATTTACGGACAAACAAGAAACAATTTGGCCAACTAAAATATCTTAGtagccagaaaaaaaaaaagcaaaagcgaTTCTCATAGTAGCGACGAGCAAAATGAGAGTAGCCTAAACCGTAAAAATagaattatgaaaaaattatacaaattttGTGCTGCTAGGCGAAGTGGTGGAGTGCTACACTCTAGATGATGAAAATCTAATAGCCAAAAGCATCACTAAGTTTAGACTCTAATCCGAGTAGCATGGGACAAAATTTtgcacaataaaataataattcacaatttgtatttatatatatttttttaaatcatgaTTAAGATTTTCATCTTATCACTTTTCAATCCAATATGTGTGTATTACATATTTACATACTTATTAATCAATATTCGAGAGTCACACTACATTTAGGATTATGTAAAAATAGTTCTTCATGACATTTAGGATCAAAATAAATACCTCAAACTACGGTAAAAATTTTCATAACATTGTTCGTGTAAAATTCTTCTTGTCTAGGTGATATTAGAAGTTCAACTTAGTCTTTAATATAGTACTAGAAGATGCTAGAATAATATATGTAAATAATTCTTACAAGATGTTAGAAACAAAGTACAAGATTGGCAACAAACACTCAAGTGGTTTCATAATGTGGAGTAGTTACTATATTATACAGATATCAATTAAAGAAACCATATTAATTGAGCTGCAATGTTCAGGTGAAGATAACTAATTTGTTGGGCAATAAATTAAGTAATTGACAACACTATCAGCATATGTTAGAAGAAAACTAAAAAgcctaaaaaagaaaaattaaaagaaaaaagaaatacaagTTGAATCTTTGTTCTTGATGGAAGAGCTAACTATACAACTAGACATAGACACATCACCAACATTGTTTCCATAAAACTGCACCATAACCCATTGGTAACATGGCTAGAAACCCCCATAGAGGATATGTAGTTATGTGAAGTCACATTCACATTCCCATTGAGAATCTTAGAATTTGAATTATATTCTACCAAATTAACCTCTTCTTGGTGTTGTTGGCATGGTTTTACTCCATAAGGAACACTGCTACTTGACATTTCTCTAATTTGGTAACAAAGGTTTGGGTTGTTCCATGCACCAAAACGCCTCCCTAATTTTCCATAGAAGTCCTTGGAGAATTTAAGCTCTCCTATGAAATTGTTTCCACTTAGATAAATTGCATTGAGGCTAGGAAGAGATTCTAGCTTAGGTGACAATGTTCCTGTGAGGTTGTTATCACTGAGGCCTAGAAATCTCAATTTCTTTAACTCTGATATTGACTCAGGAATTTCACCTATTAGCCCCATGTTAGAGAGTTCCAAAACTTCCAAgttcttaagcttttcccacTTTAGGACATTGATGCTTCCACCTAAGGGATTGTTGGACAAAACCATTTCTTCCAAGGAACACATTTCTTCAAGAGACAAAGTTAATCCACCAGAGAATTTGTTGCTTCTGAGGTCCATAAGTGTCAAATTCTTAAGATTAGCAAATTCATTTGGCAAATTACCTTCCAAGTTGTTGTGGCTAACATCAATCTTCAATGCTGAAGTTAAGCTTCCAAGTGTCGAAGGCAACACCCCGGATAGCGAATTCTGACTTAGATCAAAGATTAATAAGTCCTTAAGTCCACCAAATGTATCTGGAATGTTACCATTGAAATAGTTTCCAGCAAGAACAAGTCTTCTCAATTTGATGAGACTACCAATTTCTGTTGGAATTTCACCTGATAAGCCATTCTCTAGCAACACAAGCGATTCGAGGTTCTTGAGGACACCAAAACTTGAAGGAATGGTTCCAATTAGGCCCTTGTTTGATCTGAACTCAAGCGATTCTAAGCTTTCGGCTAGTTTGTCCCAGCTTCGAGCCGGGATGCTAACCGGAAGCTTGTTTGGTGATTGAAAGCAATTGAAGAAGGACAGAGATTTCAGGTGCCTTAGCTCAAACAATTGTGGCCTAAATTCCAAATTTGGAGCACAAACCAGAGAGTTATCATGGATTGGTCCAATGTTTAAGACAGTAACATACCAAAATCCATCAAACAGATCACAAGATACACCCTGCAATTTAAAATAACATCACCACACAGATGTCATAgatcataaaaagaaaaaagaataaaagttATTGCAATATTTGTAGAAAACTTATCATTTCAAAATAACTACCAAAATTCCTATTCCTAGTACACGGTTTAATCAGAAAATGAATAGTTGCTGTACCATGAAACCTTTTACACTTTACTATGACGAAAAAACAAAACTTTTTGAATAAAAGAATGGGGGAAATCATTACTATGAAGATAAGGTTCACAtcagaaatcattttcaaaattaaGACCTCATGgatctaaatttttaataatacatAAACGAAATCtcaaataaacaaggagattatgTTCAAAGCTTCATTGTTAATTCTGAATAATTAAGAGTAGCTATCATATTC includes:
- the LOC112712700 gene encoding uncharacterized protein isoform X3, giving the protein MCQAHEVDYDVAPMEKNEQEALYSTIQGFVGDSWNGSDLYPDPCGWTPIQGVSCDLFDGFWYVTVLNIGPIHDNSLVCAPNLEFRPQLFELRHLKSLSFFNCFQSPNKLPVSIPARSWDKLAESLESLEFRSNKGLIGTIPSSFGVLKNLESLVLLENGLSGEIPTEIGSLIKLRRLVLAGNYFNGNIPDTFGGLKDLLIFDLSQNSLSGVLPSTLGSLTSALKIDVSHNNLEGNLPNEFANLKNLTLMDLRSNKFSGGLTLSLEEMCSLEEMVLSNNPLGGSINVLKWEKLKNLEVLELSNMGLIGEIPESISELKKLRFLGLSDNNLTGTLSPKLESLPSLNAIYLSGNNFIGELKFSKDFYGKLGRRFGAWNNPNLCYQIREMSSSSVPYGVKPCQQHQEEVNLVEYNSNSKILNGNVNVTSHNYISSMGVSSHVTNGLWCSFMETMLVMCLCLVV
- the LOC112712700 gene encoding uncharacterized protein isoform X1, which gives rise to MERFKAIIISISLSHAIFAMVLFSLGESCCGQIVVDYDVAPMEKNEQEALYSTIQGFVGDSWNGSDLYPDPCGWTPIQGVSCDLFDGFWYVTVLNIGPIHDNSLVCAPNLEFRPQLFELRHLKSLSFFNCFQSPNKLPVSIPARSWDKLAESLESLEFRSNKGLIGTIPSSFGVLKNLESLVLLENGLSGEIPTEIGSLIKLRRLVLAGNYFNGNIPDTFGGLKDLLIFDLSQNSLSGVLPSTLGSLTSALKIDVSHNNLEGNLPNEFANLKNLTLMDLRSNKFSGGLTLSLEEMCSLEEMVLSNNPLGGSINVLKWEKLKNLEVLELSNMGLIGEIPESISELKKLRFLGLSDNNLTGTLSPKLESLPSLNAIYLSGNNFIGELKFSKDFYGKLGRRFGAWNNPNLCYQIREMSSSSVPYGVKPCQQHQEEVNLVEYNSNSKILNGNVNVTSHNYISSMGVSSHVTNGLWCSFMETMLVMCLCLVV
- the LOC112712700 gene encoding uncharacterized protein isoform X2 gives rise to the protein MCQAHEVVDYDVAPMEKNEQEALYSTIQGFVGDSWNGSDLYPDPCGWTPIQGVSCDLFDGFWYVTVLNIGPIHDNSLVCAPNLEFRPQLFELRHLKSLSFFNCFQSPNKLPVSIPARSWDKLAESLESLEFRSNKGLIGTIPSSFGVLKNLESLVLLENGLSGEIPTEIGSLIKLRRLVLAGNYFNGNIPDTFGGLKDLLIFDLSQNSLSGVLPSTLGSLTSALKIDVSHNNLEGNLPNEFANLKNLTLMDLRSNKFSGGLTLSLEEMCSLEEMVLSNNPLGGSINVLKWEKLKNLEVLELSNMGLIGEIPESISELKKLRFLGLSDNNLTGTLSPKLESLPSLNAIYLSGNNFIGELKFSKDFYGKLGRRFGAWNNPNLCYQIREMSSSSVPYGVKPCQQHQEEVNLVEYNSNSKILNGNVNVTSHNYISSMGVSSHVTNGLWCSFMETMLVMCLCLVV